A window of the Loxodonta africana isolate mLoxAfr1 chromosome 3, mLoxAfr1.hap2, whole genome shotgun sequence genome harbors these coding sequences:
- the PCP4L1 gene encoding Purkinje cell protein 4-like protein 1, producing MSELNTKTSPATNQAPGPEEKGKAGNAKKAEEEEEIDIDLTAPETEKAALAIQGKFRRFQKRKKDPSS from the exons ATGAGCGAG ctgaACACCAAAACATCCCCAGCAACCAACCAGGCACCTGGCCCGGAGGAAAAAG GGAAAGCTGGCAATGCCAAGAAGGCCGAGGAAGAAGAGGAGATTGACATTGATCTGACAGCGCCAGAAACGGAGAAGGCTGCTCTTGCCATTCAGGGCAAGTTCCGGcgatttcagaaaaggaaaaaggatCCTAGCTCCTGA